The Pirellulales bacterium genomic interval GCATTGCACCATGAAGATGGCCACCATTCCGGTCTTTGGGTCGACCGACAGATCGGTGCCATAGGCGCCATCGTGGCCAAACATGCCGTTGCGAAGGTGGTATCCCAGGCTGTAGTTGACCTTCGTCGAGCCGGTCTGCTCCGTCCGCAGTTCCTCCATCGCCGCGTGCGACAGGTAGCGTTCGCCCTCTAGTTCGCCGTCGTTGGCCAGCATTAGGCCGTATCGGAAAATGTCGTGCGTGGTGGAGAAAAGGCCGCCCCCAGCCTCGGGATAACGGTGAATCCGATCGCTCAACGGCTTGGTCAAATAGCCCAGGCCGCCCCGCGCGTAACCATTCCTTTCCTTGTTCGGACCATAAGCGCCGGCCAGCCGGGCAACTTGTGCTTCACTGGGCCAGAAGGTGGTCTCCTGCATGCCCAGCGGATCAAAGAATCGCTTCTGCAGAAAATCCTCATACGGCGTGCCACTGACGATCTCGACGATGCGCGCGGCGATGTTCATCCCCTGGTTGCCATAGGCGTACTTGTCGCCCGGCTGCCACTGGAGCGGACCGGTGACGGAGCCGAGCGCGCGGGCCTTCAGCGGCGTGCTGTCCGCCCCCGTGACCTGCTGAAGCTCCGAACTGCCGGCCAGGCCGCTGGTGTGGCTTAGCACATGCCGAATCGTCACCGGACGAACCACGGGTTTCAGCAGGACATGCGCCTCATCCTTTTCCGCAAGCACCATCCACTTATTGAGCTGCGGGATGTACTTCGTCACCGGGTCATCCAAGCTGACTTTGCCTTCATCCACCAACATCATGATGGATGCCCCGGCGAACATCTTGGACATCGAAGCGATCCAGAAGACGTTGTCTTCGCTGATCGGTTTCTTCGCCTCGATATCGGCGTAGCCCAACAGATTCCTGTAGTGAACCTTCCCGCTCCTGTCGGCGATGACGGCAATGACCCCCGCCAGCTTGTAGCTGTCCAGATAAGGCTGCATCGCCGCCGTAACTTCGGGACTGGCCGGTGGCTGGCTTTCAGCCGCGAAGATGGATGAGGCCAAAACAATCGATACCAGGCCGAGCGCGACGATTACGAGTTTGCTTGTCATGATTCGATTTCCGTTCATACGGTTAGTTTACTCGGGGAGGGAAACGGGGGGCGCGGCTCGTTTCTGAAATGCGGCGCGTCCTCTTTACGTTCGTCTTTCGCTCCTCACTCGTGCTCCGCCGGAAAGAGATCATCAACCGGCATCGTCCAGCCGGGGACGGCCGGCTCGGCTTCGGCGAGTTGGCCGCGGTGGTAGGTCGTCGGGAGGCGCGAATCATCGGCCCGATAGACGCGAACGACGTCAGGACCGTTGAGATCGACGTCCCACACGACTTTCGTCCCTGCGGCGAAATAGTCGGCCCGCTTTTCGTCCAACTCCCGTTCGGCCGCTGGGCCGTAATCTCCCTCACTACGAACTTCGACGGCAAAGACGGGCGCGCCGTCGATGAATTTCATGCTTAGGCGGCCAACATGATACGCGGCATCCGGGCAAAAGGACTTTCGATCCGGCAAATCGACGACGAATCCCACGTTGTCGCCGATGGCGTGTCCGCTCCTCGTTCGCTGTGCATACTCTCTCAGGCTCGCGCCGATTTCAAGGGCCGCATAGCCGGGCAAACCTCCGGTCGGCGACATCATCACAATCTCTCCTCCGATCAGTTCAGCCTTGCCGGCCACATTGTAAAGATCTTCGACGGTCGCTTCTGTTCTCGAACTCATATCGCGCCTCGTAATGATTGATGGACACCCTTATTCTATCCATCGCGTGCTGAGAATTCCCCTATCCTACAAATTCCAGCGATTGAACAGCTTCTCGCGGAAGGTGTTCCATTCGCGGACTTGGTCGTCGCCGTCCGGTTGGTCGGCCACGAGCTGGGCGATCCATTCATCCATTCGCCGCAAGCGTTGGGCGAGCGTTTCGACCGCCGTGTGCGAGATTTTGTAGGCGGCCCAGATCCCTTCGTCGATCAGGTCTTGATAATCGACGTGGGCGATCCGCAACAGCTTGACGTGCGTCTGAGCGCGCACGTCGGCGGAGTGTGGGGCGGGATGGAAGAACGACATCTCGCCGAACTGGTGGTACGGCTCGAGCGTGGCGAGCACGACCGATTCCATCTCCGAATCCTTATGTTCGAGGTGCCGCACCACTTCGCACTTTCCCTCGACGACGACCCACAAATTACGGCTCTCTTTTCCCTGTTCGAGGATCAAGTCCCCCGGCTGGAACGCCGTCACCTTAATGATCTCGGCGATCTGCCGTCGCTCCGTCGGATTGAGCATGCGGAAGAGCGGGATGTCTTGCAGCAGTTTGTCGGGAAGGATATCGGTGATCATGATCGCCTCATGTCGGATGGCAAATGGTTATCAGTTTCGCCGCTTCACAAGTAGCGCTCCAAGATTCGCCTACTGGGAGCATCGAGCGCGCGTGTGTCGGGGATCAAGAAACGAATGCCGTGCGTATCGACGATGATGGCCCGGTGGCCTTCGAGGCGGTGAATGTCGTCCTCGTTGCCCAGTAGGAATTGGGTTCGCCCGCGATCGGTTTCGACGTCCCATTGCGACGGTTCGGTGAAAGCCGTCATGTGGACGATTCGCGTCACGATCGGGATGAACTCGCGCCGCATCAGGTCTGTTTCCAGCACGCTGCGCACGTCGGGAGGCAGATCGGCCAGACTCTCGACCCAGAGTAGCTCGCGTCCGTGGTTATCGCGAATCGAGATGCGATTCAGCGGATCGGAAATCGGAAACGCCCGCGCCGGCTCGACGTCGACATGCTCCACGGCATGGGCATCAGTTAGCACGAGCCGGCCGAGCGCGTCGTGATGCAGACCGAAAGCGTCGTCAGAAGACGCGTCGAAGTGCATATTCTCTCGTTGCATGAGGTTATACTCCCACCCCTTGCACTAATTCCAACTGCGCTCGATGCAATCGGGCGTAGGCGCCGGGGAGCCGGAGGAGTTCCTGATGGTTGCCGATCTCGGCGATTTGGCCCCGTTCGAGGACGACGAGGCGGTCGGCCCGTCTGAGCGTGCTGAGACGGTGGGCGATTGCGATCGTCGTGCGACCTTGTATCAGGTTCTCGAGCGCCACTTGGATTTCGCGCTCCGTTTCCGTATCGACCGACGAGGTCGCCTCGTCGAGGATCAAGATTCGCGGATCGATCAACAGGGCCCGGGCGATCGAAATCCGCTGCCGTTCGCCGCCGGAGAGCGATTGACCCCGCTCGCCGACGAGTGAATCGTACCCATCAGGGAGATTCAGTATAAACTCATGCGCTCGCGCGGCGCGGGCCGCGGCCACGATTTCGTCACGTGTCGCACCGGGGCGGCCATAGGAGATATTCTCGGCAATCGTGCCGTAGAACAAAAACGGATCCTGCAGCACGATCCCAATGTTGTGCCGGTACTCGGCCACGGGGATTGACCGGATATCGACTCCGTCCGCCAGGATCGCCCCCTCCGCCACATCGTAAAAGCGGCAGACGAGGTTAATCAGCGTGCTCTTGCCTGCTCCGCTCTGCCCGACCAGTCCGATCATTTCACCCGGCCGGATGGCCAGGTCGATCCCGTGGAGCACCTCGCGTGTGCCATATTTGAAGCGCACTCCGCGCAGCTCGACGGCCCCTTCCAGGCGGCCGGGATGCACCGGCCGGACCGGCTCGGCCACGCTCGGCACGCGGTCGAGAATCTCGTAGATCCGTTGCGCCGAGGCAGCCGCCTTCTGCGTGGCGGAAACCATGTAGATCAGCGACTCGATCCGCGTGAAGAAGCGGCCGATTCCCAGGGCGAATGCCCACAGCACTCCGACCTTGACATCATGCTGAAACACTTGCCAGCAGCCGAAGGCCCACACGACCAACAGACCCAACTCGGTGAACATCTTCACAGTCGGGGCGAAGAACGACCAGACGAAGTTCACGCGTTGGTTGATTTCCACCACGCGATGGTTGCTGTGGCCGAACCGCTCGATCTCGCGGTCCTCCTGGGCAAACGCCTTGACGACGCGAATCCCTGGGATCGTGTCGGCCAGCACGCTCGTCATCTCGCCCCAGGCCACGCCCGACAGGCGGAAATTCCGCCGCAGCCTCGACCGGACCCAGTTCACCAGCCACACGATCACCGGAAACGGCGCCAGCGACACCAATGCCAACATCCAATTCGTCGAAAGCAGAAACCCGGCGGTCATCAACATCATGATCACGTCGGAGGCGAACGCAATCAAATTGACCGAAAGGAAGTTGCAGATCTTGTCGGTGTCACTGCCGATCCGCGACATCAAATCACCGGTCCGTTTGCCGCCGAAGAACTCGAGCGACAGCCATTGCAGATGGGCATAGGTCTTGTTGCGCAAATCGGCGGCAATCCACTCGCTCGCCCAGGCGAGCACGTAGGTCCGCGCCCATTCGAGCAGCCAAGTGATGATTGCCGCGACCGCCCACCCGCTCAAAAGCCAGACCGCGAGAATCATGCTCACCGCGTGCCCGCCTTCATACGGCACGAGTACGTCATCCAAGAGCCGCATCGCTAGATAGAGCGGAATCAAACTGATGGCGGTGCTCGCCAAGGTGAGCAAGAATCCCAGCAAGATCAGTTTCAGCCGCGGCCTGGCAAACGCGATCAAGCGATAGAGCGAAGCGATTGCCCGCGGCTCAAGCGCCACGCTGCACGAACGGCAGATGCCGTCGTCGGCGCTGATTACGGCGCCGCAACTTGGGCAAATGCTCGTCGAGACGCCGGACGATCGGTTTTTCGCATCGTTGAATCGGCCGACGAAGCGATGGGCCGCGGCAGCGGCCCCCAGCGTGTATTTCCAGTGCGTCAACCGGCGTTCGCTCGTGACGAGATCGAGCGTGCCGGCCCCCACGTGTTCCTGGGCCCGCAGCGAAACGTCGCCCGAAACTGGCCATGTTTGCCACCGGGGCGCTTTCGGAGCGTCATCGCTGGACGCGGGCAAACCATTCGTCGTCGCGATCGTTGAGAGGATCTCGGGCTCGCCATAGGCCAATAGACGCCGGTCCGTCAAGACAACTAGCCGCCGCGCAAAGCAGAGGCGCTGATCGAGATCGGGCTCAAACCACGCCAGAACTGATTCGCCCGTCGCGAGTTGCGTGCGGACCGCGCTGCGCCAAGACTCAGGCAGCGAGCTACCGGCGTCAGTCGTTCCTTCCAGTGGGGGATTCATTATTCCAGATGCAACAGTCGTACGCGAAAGCGGAAAATTGCCGGCGCGGTCTAGTTTTTGCAGCGTGCTCTCGGCCAATCTTACGTCCGCGGGCAGCGACTTGACCAGAGGGTTTTTGACGCCAATGCCGGACCGATAATGAACGTGATCGACTATCGAACGCTTGAGGCGAAAAGCCAACAAACGTGCGAAAAAGCGTCGATTCCTTGACTATCCCCCCAAGTCGATTAGTATAACATCGTTTGCAGCGTTCCTGGTGGATTGATGAACGTGGACGTAAGCGCGTTTTTTTCAGTTGACGACGGCCATCGAGACCACTGGATGCGAGGAACGAATGGCTCGCATTTGTCGTCTTTACATGGTAGTTGTATTGTAAGATTGCGGTTTTGGATTGGCGGTAATTCGCACGTTCCGTCGAGCCGTTAGAGTTCACGCAATCGCCGGGATTAGCTTTTGATGATCAATCTCGATTGTATTGGCCTTCGCTGGCCCGACCCACCCTACCTTCCTCCCACCTTGCCTCACCGAAGGCGACGTCAGGCCGCGGCACGCTTGCGCCACGATTGGCTCTCCGAACGGCCTCAATGTTGCACGGCGTGTGTGACGCGGATGACTCGCACTGATACTCACTGTAAGCCGATTCCCACGGCGCGCGGAACCGCCCTGTGGAGTTGACGGCTGTCCGGCCGATCGCCGGTGCGGCGGCATAGTCGTTCGCCCGTAGGGCGGCGCAGCCGTTTGCCCGTGCGGCGGCGGAGCGGCGAAATCTGCGAGCCATTCGCAACCTAATCCGCTGCCTAAAGACGCAACGCCATGTTGCGATAAATTAACAGCGGCGTTTTTTCCAGCCGACACAATCAAGAATCGAGGTCCGTCGGCAACCGATGAGTTTTTGACAGAACGCTTCGCGGCTGGAGGGAGCCGCCAAGCAACGGGTTCTATCTCCCGATGCCAGGCAACTGTGAGTTAGCGAAACATGGAAATCCGGAAAGTGCTGGTGCTTCGTGGTCCGAATTATTGGGCGAATTTTCCCGTGCTCGAGGCGTGGGTCGATCTGGGGATCTTGAAAGACTCGCCGTCCGACGAGCTGCCCGGATTCAACGAGCGATTGATGACCTGGTTGCCGACGATGATCGAGCATCGCTGCAGCATCGGCGAGCGCGGCGGTTTCTTCGAGCGGCTCCGTCGCGGCACGTATCAGGCCCACATTCTCGAGCACGTGGTGCTCGAATTGCAGACGTTGGCGGGGAGCGAAGTCGGCTTCGGGCGGACCCGTGAGACGGCGGAAGAGGGAGTTTACAAAGTCGCCATCGAGTATCTTGAGGAATCGGTCGGTAAGGCCTGTTTGGAAGTCGGTCGCGAGCTGTGCCTCGCCGCGGTGCATGACAAGCCTTTCGATCTGGAAGGCGAGCTGCGTCGCTTGCGCGCCTTGACGCAGCAAATCCGTTTGGGACCGAGCACCAATTCGATCGTCCAAGCGGCGCTGGCTCGTGGAATCCCCGCCCGCCGGCTCAATGCGGGAAGCCTCGTGCAGTTGGGCTACGGCGCTCGGCAGCGGCGCATCCTCGCGGCCGAGACCGACCGCACCGGAGCCATCGCCGAATCGATTGCCCAAGACAAGGAATTGACTCGGACTCTGCTGCGCGCCGTCGGCGTGCCCGTCCCCGAAGGCCGAGCGGTCGAGAACGCTGACGATTCCTGGGCGGCCGCGCAGGAGATCGGCTTGCCGGTCGTCGTCAAGCCGCAATTCGGCAACCAAGGGCGCGGCGTGGCCACCAATCTGAACAGCAAAGAGCAAGTGCTGGCGGCATACGACGCGGCGCGGCAAGAAGAATCGACGATCGTCGTCGAGCAATTCGCTCCCGGCGGCGATTATCGACTCCTCGTGGTTGGGGATAGAGTCGTTGCCGCCGCGCGGCGCGAGCCGGCGCAAGTGATCGGCGACGGAGTCCATTCGATCGCAGAGTTGGTTCGCGTCGTAAACGAAGATCCGCGCCGGGGGGACGACCATGCCACCTCGCTGAGCAAAATCAATCTCGATACCGTGGCGCAGCAGGTGCTCGCCGATCAAGGATTGACCCCGGGCTCCATTCCGACCGCGGGGACTCGCGTCCTCATTCGTCGCAACGCGAATCTAAGCACGGGTGGAACGGCGACCG includes:
- a CDS encoding serine hydrolase domain-containing protein is translated as MTSKLVIVALGLVSIVLASSIFAAESQPPASPEVTAAMQPYLDSYKLAGVIAVIADRSGKVHYRNLLGYADIEAKKPISEDNVFWIASMSKMFAGASIMMLVDEGKVSLDDPVTKYIPQLNKWMVLAEKDEAHVLLKPVVRPVTIRHVLSHTSGLAGSSELQQVTGADSTPLKARALGSVTGPLQWQPGDKYAYGNQGMNIAARIVEIVSGTPYEDFLQKRFFDPLGMQETTFWPSEAQVARLAGAYGPNKERNGYARGGLGYLTKPLSDRIHRYPEAGGGLFSTTHDIFRYGLMLANDGELEGERYLSHAAMEELRTEQTGSTKVNYSLGYHLRNGMFGHDGAYGTDLSVDPKTGMVAIFMVQCSGGDQWAARDLFLKTATQVFPK
- a CDS encoding Uma2 family endonuclease; protein product: MSSRTEATVEDLYNVAGKAELIGGEIVMMSPTGGLPGYAALEIGASLREYAQRTRSGHAIGDNVGFVVDLPDRKSFCPDAAYHVGRLSMKFIDGAPVFAVEVRSEGDYGPAAERELDEKRADYFAAGTKVVWDVDLNGPDVVRVYRADDSRLPTTYHRGQLAEAEPAVPGWTMPVDDLFPAEHE
- a CDS encoding cyclic nucleotide-binding domain-containing protein encodes the protein MITDILPDKLLQDIPLFRMLNPTERRQIAEIIKVTAFQPGDLILEQGKESRNLWVVVEGKCEVVRHLEHKDSEMESVVLATLEPYHQFGEMSFFHPAPHSADVRAQTHVKLLRIAHVDYQDLIDEGIWAAYKISHTAVETLAQRLRRMDEWIAQLVADQPDGDDQVREWNTFREKLFNRWNL
- a CDS encoding DUF1854 domain-containing protein; this translates as MQRENMHFDASSDDAFGLHHDALGRLVLTDAHAVEHVDVEPARAFPISDPLNRISIRDNHGRELLWVESLADLPPDVRSVLETDLMRREFIPIVTRIVHMTAFTEPSQWDVETDRGRTQFLLGNEDDIHRLEGHRAIIVDTHGIRFLIPDTRALDAPSRRILERYL
- a CDS encoding ABC transporter transmembrane domain-containing protein — protein: MNPPLEGTTDAGSSLPESWRSAVRTQLATGESVLAWFEPDLDQRLCFARRLVVLTDRRLLAYGEPEILSTIATTNGLPASSDDAPKAPRWQTWPVSGDVSLRAQEHVGAGTLDLVTSERRLTHWKYTLGAAAAAHRFVGRFNDAKNRSSGVSTSICPSCGAVISADDGICRSCSVALEPRAIASLYRLIAFARPRLKLILLGFLLTLASTAISLIPLYLAMRLLDDVLVPYEGGHAVSMILAVWLLSGWAVAAIITWLLEWARTYVLAWASEWIAADLRNKTYAHLQWLSLEFFGGKRTGDLMSRIGSDTDKICNFLSVNLIAFASDVIMMLMTAGFLLSTNWMLALVSLAPFPVIVWLVNWVRSRLRRNFRLSGVAWGEMTSVLADTIPGIRVVKAFAQEDREIERFGHSNHRVVEINQRVNFVWSFFAPTVKMFTELGLLVVWAFGCWQVFQHDVKVGVLWAFALGIGRFFTRIESLIYMVSATQKAAASAQRIYEILDRVPSVAEPVRPVHPGRLEGAVELRGVRFKYGTREVLHGIDLAIRPGEMIGLVGQSGAGKSTLINLVCRFYDVAEGAILADGVDIRSIPVAEYRHNIGIVLQDPFLFYGTIAENISYGRPGATRDEIVAAARAARAHEFILNLPDGYDSLVGERGQSLSGGERQRISIARALLIDPRILILDEATSSVDTETEREIQVALENLIQGRTTIAIAHRLSTLRRADRLVVLERGQIAEIGNHQELLRLPGAYARLHRAQLELVQGVGV